A window of Acinetobacter sp. TR3 contains these coding sequences:
- a CDS encoding glutamine amidotransferase: MDTSISLPKTVYAIQHLAFEDLGSLEDIFYQLGFRVRYFEAGVDDLKPALNYEGITIILGGPIGVYETEDYPFLIEEIEGLKQRLNANKPTIGICLGAQLIAHALGAKVYAGHQKEIGWSQLEIKAVEHNPLSALENTEVLHWHGDTFDLPPHATLLASSAIYPNQAFSIGNNILALQFHLEINQHSFEKWLIGHTCEIRHAGLSIPQLRQDNLNYAAQLERQCRTIVQTFLDKINN, encoded by the coding sequence ATGGATACTTCAATTTCTTTACCTAAAACAGTTTATGCAATTCAGCATCTTGCCTTTGAAGATTTAGGTTCATTAGAAGATATTTTTTATCAACTCGGTTTTCGTGTTCGTTATTTCGAAGCAGGTGTAGATGATCTTAAACCCGCTTTAAATTATGAAGGTATTACCATTATTCTTGGTGGACCAATTGGTGTTTATGAAACTGAAGACTACCCTTTTCTTATAGAAGAGATTGAAGGCCTCAAGCAACGCTTGAATGCGAATAAACCAACTATTGGTATTTGTTTAGGTGCACAATTAATCGCACACGCATTAGGTGCAAAAGTTTACGCAGGTCATCAAAAAGAAATTGGTTGGAGTCAGTTGGAAATCAAAGCCGTTGAGCATAATCCCTTATCTGCACTTGAAAACACTGAAGTTCTGCATTGGCACGGCGATACATTTGATTTACCACCTCATGCGACATTACTTGCAAGCTCGGCAATTTATCCCAATCAGGCATTTTCTATCGGGAATAACATCTTAGCTTTACAATTTCATCTTGAGATAAACCAACACAGTTTTGAGAAATGGCTCATTGGGCATACGTGTGAAATACGGCATGCAGGCTTATCAATTCCTCAGTTACGACAAGATAATTTAAATTATGCAGCGCAATTGGAAAGGCAATGCCGAACAATTGTCCAAACATTTTTAGATAAAATAAATAATTAA